A stretch of Meiothermus sp. QL-1 DNA encodes these proteins:
- a CDS encoding sodium:calcium antiporter, giving the protein MLLPFLAFAGSLGLLLLSARLLTASARRIGRAVGLSPFMVGVVIVGVGTSLPELITGLLSVREGVSEVLSGNVLGANVSNLLLVLGVSAVFSRVRPVHLNGGYIAIDLHFLVGSAFALWVVTQDGQVGRGEGMVLLALYAVYLFYLLREGKQHEEAGRLPLALREFVLLLLAALGTYLGAEGTLANLQALAAGFGVPNAVVAVTLLALGTTLPELVVGFMAARQGQAALAVGNILGSCVFNALMVMGAGAVYGGVAVPPELAGFALPFALGAAFLFYLLVQDQRISSWEGGLFLLLYALFVLKVSGLA; this is encoded by the coding sequence GTGCTGCTGCCCTTTCTAGCCTTTGCTGGTAGTTTGGGCCTTCTGCTTCTCTCCGCCCGGCTGCTCACCGCGTCGGCCCGCCGCATTGGGCGGGCGGTGGGCCTTTCCCCCTTTATGGTGGGGGTGGTGATCGTGGGGGTGGGCACCTCCCTGCCCGAGCTCATCACGGGGCTGCTTTCGGTGCGGGAGGGGGTCTCGGAGGTCCTGAGCGGCAACGTGCTGGGGGCCAACGTCTCCAACCTGCTTTTGGTGCTGGGGGTGAGCGCGGTTTTCTCGCGGGTGCGCCCTGTTCACCTGAACGGGGGCTACATCGCCATAGACCTGCACTTTTTGGTGGGCTCAGCCTTTGCGCTTTGGGTGGTAACGCAGGATGGGCAGGTAGGGCGGGGCGAGGGGATGGTCTTGCTGGCGCTTTATGCCGTCTACCTGTTCTATTTGCTGCGCGAGGGGAAGCAGCACGAAGAGGCGGGTCGCTTGCCACTGGCCCTGCGTGAATTCGTCCTTTTGCTTTTGGCTGCGCTCGGGACCTACCTGGGTGCTGAGGGAACCTTGGCCAACTTGCAGGCCCTGGCCGCGGGGTTTGGCGTTCCAAACGCCGTGGTGGCGGTGACCCTGCTGGCCCTGGGCACCACCCTGCCCGAGCTGGTGGTGGGGTTCATGGCAGCCCGGCAGGGCCAGGCTGCCTTGGCGGTGGGCAACATCCTGGGTTCGTGCGTTTTCAACGCGTTGATGGTAATGGGAGCGGGAGCGGTTTACGGCGGGGTGGCGGTGCCTCCAGAGCTCGCCGGATTTGCTCTGCCCTTTGCGCTAGGCGCTGCCTTTTTGTTTTACCTGCTGGTCCAGGACCAGCGCATCTCGAGCTGGGAGGGGGGGTTATTCTTGCTGCTTTATGCCCTCTTCGTTCTCAAGGTGAGCGGCCTGGCCTAG
- the cutA gene encoding divalent-cation tolerance protein CutA yields the protein MNLVVLCTVPNAEIGLSIARTLVHEGLAACVNLLPGLTSVYRWEGRVEENPEHLLLIKTRQERYAELERRLQALHPYQVPEILALEVKAGLPAYLAWLEASTS from the coding sequence GAACCTGGTGGTTCTCTGCACCGTGCCCAACGCCGAGATAGGTCTTTCCATAGCCCGCACCCTGGTGCACGAGGGGCTGGCGGCCTGCGTCAACCTGCTACCGGGCCTTACCTCGGTGTACCGCTGGGAGGGCCGGGTGGAGGAAAACCCTGAGCACCTGCTCCTGATTAAAACCCGGCAGGAGCGCTATGCGGAGCTCGAGCGGCGCCTCCAGGCCCTCCACCCCTACCAGGTGCCGGAGATTCTAGCCCTAGAGGTAAAGGCCGGCCTCCCGGCCTACCTGGCCTGGCTCGAGGCCAGCACCAGCTAA
- a CDS encoding helix-turn-helix domain-containing protein: MQSGVLDTLTFDPGEIILYPGQPSPKDALYRVREGLVRLQSVDDEGNALTLRFVRPGEYFGEEVLSGTERAYFAEAVTETKVDALAPGQLAPQELNSLLQGLVKALGQTYQTIQRISGQRLKNRIAAALLELSRTPVAFVEKNGRVGVRATHDEIASAVGSVRETVTKVIGELSREGYIRSGYGKLVLENIKGLEQLSKEAA; this comes from the coding sequence ATGCAAAGCGGCGTCTTGGATACCCTGACCTTTGACCCTGGCGAGATCATTCTCTACCCAGGGCAGCCCAGCCCCAAGGACGCCCTCTACCGGGTGCGGGAGGGGCTGGTGCGGCTCCAAAGCGTGGACGACGAGGGCAACGCCCTGACCCTGCGCTTTGTGCGCCCTGGGGAGTACTTTGGCGAGGAGGTGCTTTCCGGCACCGAGCGAGCCTATTTTGCCGAGGCGGTGACCGAGACCAAGGTAGACGCCCTGGCCCCCGGCCAGCTCGCCCCGCAGGAGCTCAACAGCCTGCTACAGGGGCTGGTAAAGGCTCTGGGCCAGACCTACCAGACCATCCAGCGCATCTCCGGCCAGCGGCTCAAGAACCGGATTGCCGCTGCATTGCTGGAACTCTCCCGCACCCCGGTGGCCTTCGTGGAGAAAAACGGCCGGGTAGGGGTGCGCGCCACCCACGACGAGATCGCCTCGGCGGTGGGCTCGGTGCGCGAGACGGTGACCAAGGTCATCGGCGAGCTGAGCCGCGAGGGCTACATCCGCTCCGGCTACGGCAAGCTGGTGCTGGAGAACATCAAGGGGCTGGAGCAGCTTTCCAAAGAAGCCGCCTAG
- a CDS encoding acyltransferase — protein sequence MPGSSQTTEPERFPWVEVFRGLAILEVLLHHLSGRFLRMLEVGSPEWWLLATLNRLLHFAVPAFLFLTTVVLGAALIRGFRPLRYAQNRLLRVVWPYLLWSGVYLLWRYHEFPQWFDPSRIPHQLLWGKAYFHLYFLLLAIQLTLLLPLLLPLLRLRPPLFLVLLLGGLLTVGVYFFNREVYRFPYPASVILWYLPAIALGVGLAGHLDRLEQIVRKRAWALGAVALGLVFYLPNALEARLGLPVNTMAYQFGHWLYTTGMAFLLLVLAVRLSQSRLAPVLRGLGRYSLQIYLLHPLVMRVLERMPDFPEPLGFAPAFAIYALMALGLPLLLAWLVRWAQISRWVFGR from the coding sequence ATGCCGGGGTCGAGCCAAACCACCGAGCCAGAGCGCTTTCCCTGGGTGGAGGTGTTTCGGGGGCTGGCCATCCTCGAGGTCCTGCTCCACCACCTCTCGGGCCGGTTTTTGCGGATGCTGGAGGTGGGCAGCCCGGAGTGGTGGCTGCTGGCGACCCTGAACCGCCTGCTGCACTTTGCCGTTCCGGCCTTCCTCTTCCTGACCACGGTGGTGCTAGGGGCAGCGCTCATACGGGGTTTTCGCCCTTTGCGCTATGCCCAGAACCGCCTTTTACGGGTGGTCTGGCCCTATCTTTTGTGGAGCGGCGTCTATTTGCTCTGGCGCTACCACGAGTTTCCCCAGTGGTTTGATCCCTCGCGCATCCCCCACCAGCTCCTTTGGGGCAAGGCCTACTTCCACCTCTACTTCCTGCTGCTGGCAATCCAGCTCACCCTGCTTTTGCCCCTTCTCCTGCCCTTGCTGCGGCTCCGTCCCCCCCTGTTTTTGGTGCTGCTGCTGGGCGGGTTGCTTACTGTAGGGGTCTACTTCTTCAACCGCGAGGTGTACCGTTTTCCCTACCCCGCCAGCGTGATCCTCTGGTACCTGCCGGCGATCGCTTTGGGGGTTGGGCTGGCCGGGCACCTCGACCGGCTGGAGCAAATCGTCCGGAAGCGGGCCTGGGCGCTGGGGGCGGTGGCGCTGGGGCTGGTTTTTTACCTGCCCAATGCCCTCGAGGCCCGCCTAGGTCTGCCCGTGAACACCATGGCCTACCAGTTTGGGCACTGGCTCTACACCACAGGCATGGCCTTCCTGCTTTTGGTGCTGGCGGTAAGGCTGAGCCAGAGCCGGCTGGCCCCGGTTCTGCGGGGGCTGGGCCGCTACTCGTTGCAGATATACCTGCTGCACCCTCTGGTGATGCGCGTGCTGGAGCGCATGCCCGATTTTCCTGAGCCGTTGGGGTTTGCCCCGGCCTTTGCCATCTATGCGCTGATGGCCCTGGGGCTTCCATTGCTCTTGGCCTGGCTGGTGCGCTGGGCGCAGATCTCGAGGTGGGTGTTTGGTCGCTAG
- a CDS encoding magnesium transporter CorA family protein, which produces MIRAKQLSNGAPVGLLASGVWVDVETPTPEELALLQQHYPLEPLALADAQEIGHWSRFEEYPAHLFLILRTLETPQNSKSRTERVSYFYFPEAQVLLTYRNEPVTYLEEIWQNFRGGTALRLWQRLLDQGVQTFFAYTDALTDRVEDLEELGLDGQENPEVPRRIFAARREVLRVRRLASQAREALLHLERLPLLGSEAYLFRDLTDRMGRVYEGLDAARDELSNVLEVHLSAQGNRLNRVVQALTVISVLFLPMTLWAGIYGTNFEAFSEYQWPYGRLYFWGGLVLIGGSLALWMKRRGWW; this is translated from the coding sequence ATGATCCGGGCCAAGCAGCTTTCCAACGGGGCACCCGTCGGTCTTTTGGCCAGTGGGGTATGGGTGGATGTGGAGACCCCCACCCCCGAGGAGCTGGCCTTGCTGCAACAGCACTACCCCCTCGAGCCCCTGGCCCTGGCCGATGCCCAGGAGATCGGCCACTGGAGCCGCTTTGAGGAGTACCCTGCGCACCTCTTCCTCATCCTTCGCACCCTCGAAACCCCCCAGAATTCCAAAAGCCGCACCGAACGGGTCTCCTACTTCTACTTCCCCGAGGCCCAGGTGCTGCTCACCTACCGCAACGAGCCGGTGACCTATTTGGAGGAAATCTGGCAGAACTTCCGCGGGGGAACCGCCCTGCGGCTCTGGCAGCGCCTGCTCGACCAGGGGGTGCAGACCTTCTTCGCCTATACCGACGCCCTCACCGACCGGGTGGAGGACCTGGAGGAGCTGGGGCTGGACGGGCAGGAAAACCCCGAGGTGCCCCGCCGCATCTTCGCCGCCCGACGGGAGGTGCTCCGGGTGCGGCGGCTGGCCTCACAGGCCCGGGAGGCCCTTTTGCACCTGGAGCGGCTGCCCCTTCTGGGGAGCGAGGCCTATCTCTTTCGCGACCTCACCGACCGCATGGGCCGGGTTTATGAAGGGCTGGACGCAGCCCGCGACGAGCTTTCCAACGTGCTGGAGGTCCACCTATCGGCCCAGGGCAACCGGCTCAACCGGGTGGTGCAGGCCCTTACCGTCATCTCGGTGCTCTTCCTGCCCATGACCCTATGGGCTGGCATCTACGGCACCAACTTCGAGGCCTTCAGCGAGTACCAGTGGCCCTATGGGCGCCTCTACTTCTGGGGAGGGCTGGTCCTAATCGGCGGTAGCCTGGCCCTTTGGATGAAGCGGCGGGGCTGGTGGTAA
- a CDS encoding S9 family peptidase, which yields MLVLLGLLGCEREERLELRAVAAGPVLVYQGWLLRDVHIFVELCRPEGPGPFPTVLLLHGGQWGPTESLRQLCRAWAGAGYLVALPHLRGQGQSQGRVTLCAEEAADLPPLFRLLQAHKAGPKAALVGFSMGACVALRAAQKAPWVAGVVHGLGPTDLAEQLELLRAAGRLEAVARREALIGGSPQSCPRCYAERDPLRFAWNLEAPLLILQAGNDPLVPVAQGCRLAAERERMGRRVYRVALTQEGEPWTKPLAGRRACAGPLTGFGPFEQDHLVLYPDLGHKTTPAMLRLVEQVLAAWLR from the coding sequence TTGCTCGTTTTGCTGGGACTTCTGGGCTGCGAGCGGGAGGAGCGGCTCGAGCTCAGAGCGGTGGCGGCTGGCCCGGTGCTCGTCTACCAGGGATGGCTGCTGCGGGATGTGCACATATTCGTGGAACTCTGTCGCCCGGAGGGTCCGGGGCCCTTTCCCACAGTTCTGCTGTTGCACGGGGGGCAGTGGGGGCCCACCGAGAGCCTGCGCCAGCTCTGTCGGGCCTGGGCCGGAGCAGGCTATCTGGTGGCCTTGCCCCACCTAAGGGGGCAGGGGCAGAGCCAGGGTAGGGTCACCCTCTGCGCCGAGGAGGCCGCCGACCTGCCCCCCTTGTTCCGCCTCTTGCAGGCCCACAAAGCGGGGCCTAAGGCGGCGCTGGTGGGGTTTTCGATGGGGGCCTGCGTGGCCCTCCGGGCCGCCCAGAAAGCGCCCTGGGTAGCAGGGGTGGTCCACGGGCTAGGGCCCACCGACCTGGCCGAGCAGCTCGAGCTTTTGCGGGCAGCCGGGCGGCTCGAGGCGGTAGCACGGCGCGAGGCCCTCATAGGTGGCTCCCCCCAGTCATGCCCTCGCTGCTACGCCGAGCGGGACCCCCTTCGCTTTGCTTGGAACCTGGAAGCACCGCTGCTGATCCTGCAGGCAGGCAATGACCCTCTGGTGCCGGTGGCCCAGGGCTGCCGTTTGGCCGCCGAGCGGGAGCGGATGGGGCGCAGGGTCTACCGGGTGGCCCTTACCCAGGAGGGGGAGCCCTGGACCAAGCCCCTGGCCGGCCGCCGGGCCTGCGCCGGCCCTCTTACCGGTTTTGGCCCCTTTGAACAGGACCACCTGGTGCTCTATCCCGACCTCGGGCACAAGACCACCCCGGCCATGTTGCGCCTGGTGGAACAGGTTCTGGCAGCCTGGCTTCGGTAA
- a CDS encoding CTP synthase, with the protein MKYIFVTGGVVSSLGKGILTSSLGAILRGRGYRVTAIKIDPYVNVDAGTMRPYEHGEVFVTGDGAETDLDIGHYERFLDVDLSRANNLTTGQVYLSVIQKERRGEYLSQTVQVIPHITDEIKERIRRTALEQNAEIVVVEVGGTVGDIESLPFLEAIRQFQFDEADQDLMYIHLTLVPYFPGSDEFKTKPTQHSVSTLRGVGIQPDVLVLRSEKRVPEEVRKKVALFTNVHAEAVFSSPTVEYLYEVPLVLEEQGLGRVVEKRLGLTPIPPNLSFWQQAVRKLKQPAHEVTVGFVGKYVKMPDAYLSILEAFRHAGIAHDARVNVRWVNAEEITDLERAAELLEGVDGILVGPGFGIRGIEGKILAARYAREQRIPYFGICLGLQIAVIEYARNVLGLEGAHSTEFDPYTPHPVIDLMPEQLEAPGLGGTMRLGNWPMRIYPGTLLHRLYGKELVQERHRHRYEVNPAYVERLVAGGLVVSAVTPGVAGRGEGLVEAIELPGHPFFIGLQSHPELKSRPMRASPPFSGFIAAALERKAQALFHSKTA; encoded by the coding sequence GTGAAGTACATCTTTGTGACCGGTGGGGTGGTGAGCAGCCTGGGCAAGGGGATTCTGACCTCGAGCCTCGGGGCCATCCTGCGGGGGCGCGGCTACCGCGTTACCGCCATCAAAATCGACCCTTACGTAAACGTGGATGCGGGGACCATGCGCCCGTATGAGCACGGGGAGGTCTTCGTTACTGGCGATGGGGCCGAGACCGACCTGGATATCGGCCACTACGAGCGCTTTTTGGACGTCGACCTCTCGCGGGCCAACAACCTGACCACCGGCCAGGTCTATCTCTCGGTGATCCAGAAGGAGCGCCGGGGCGAGTACCTCTCCCAGACCGTGCAGGTAATCCCCCATATCACCGACGAGATCAAGGAGCGCATCCGCCGCACCGCTTTGGAGCAGAACGCGGAGATCGTGGTGGTGGAGGTGGGGGGTACCGTGGGGGACATCGAGAGCCTGCCCTTCCTGGAGGCCATCCGTCAGTTCCAGTTCGACGAGGCCGACCAGGACCTCATGTACATCCACCTCACCCTGGTGCCCTACTTTCCCGGCTCGGACGAGTTCAAGACCAAGCCCACCCAGCACTCGGTCTCCACCCTGCGCGGGGTGGGCATCCAGCCCGATGTGCTGGTTTTGCGCTCGGAAAAGCGGGTACCGGAGGAGGTGCGCAAGAAGGTGGCCCTTTTCACCAATGTCCACGCCGAGGCCGTCTTCAGCAGCCCCACCGTGGAGTACCTCTACGAGGTGCCCTTGGTGCTGGAGGAGCAGGGCTTGGGCCGGGTGGTGGAGAAAAGGCTCGGCCTCACCCCCATCCCCCCCAACCTGAGTTTCTGGCAGCAGGCGGTGCGCAAGCTAAAGCAGCCAGCCCACGAGGTGACGGTGGGCTTCGTGGGCAAGTACGTCAAGATGCCAGACGCCTACCTGAGCATTCTAGAGGCCTTCCGGCATGCCGGCATTGCCCACGATGCGCGGGTAAACGTGCGCTGGGTGAATGCGGAGGAGATTACCGACCTGGAGCGGGCGGCCGAGCTTTTGGAAGGTGTGGACGGGATTCTGGTGGGGCCGGGCTTTGGCATCCGGGGGATAGAGGGTAAGATTCTGGCTGCCCGCTACGCCCGGGAGCAGCGCATTCCCTACTTCGGCATCTGCCTGGGCTTGCAAATTGCGGTCATCGAGTACGCGAGGAACGTCCTGGGCCTGGAAGGGGCCCACAGCACCGAGTTCGACCCCTACACCCCCCACCCGGTCATCGACCTGATGCCTGAGCAGCTCGAGGCCCCCGGCCTCGGGGGCACCATGCGGCTTGGCAACTGGCCCATGCGCATCTACCCGGGTACTCTGCTCCACCGGCTTTACGGCAAGGAGCTGGTGCAGGAGCGCCACCGCCACCGCTACGAGGTGAACCCGGCCTACGTGGAGCGCCTGGTGGCGGGGGGGCTCGTTGTCTCGGCGGTTACCCCCGGGGTGGCGGGCCGGGGGGAGGGGCTGGTGGAGGCCATTGAGCTTCCCGGCCACCCCTTCTTCATAGGGCTGCAGTCCCACCCCGAACTAAAAAGCCGCCCCATGCGGGCCTCCCCGCCCTTCAGCGGCTTCATTGCGGCGGCTTTGGAGCGAAAAGCGCAGGCCCTGTTCCACTCAAAGACGGCCTAG